The DNA segment GAATCATTTTCAAAGTACCTGATTTTTTAAGCCGACCTATGCATATATACATTGGTGAACGTGAAAAAGTGATGTAAAGTCTATTACGAATAATAATTATTGCCATTCGAGTTGTCAGTTAATTGTTTTGAAATATTACCCTTACTAAAATAAGGCTTCCAATAGTTCTTGTTGTTTTAATTCTTCCCATCCTAAAAATAGGGTGGTTGTTTTTTCTTTTAATGATTTTGTTTCGTGGAAACAGTTTATCATGCTTGACTCTAGTTCTTGAATTTTGTTCTTATCGGTGGCATTCGATTTAATAGCTGCTTCTATTATAGTACCTTTGTTTACTTTTAATACTATTTCGAAACGTTTACCTGACGCTGATTTAATTCGCTTCTTAAGTTCATATTTGGGACTATAGCCAAAATTCCAGTTCCATGTATTAAATTTATTTTTTACTAAGTCATTAATGTACTCATAGTCCTTATCTGATATATTATAAGATTCACACTCGTAATTTTTTATGATGTATTCAGTCAGCTCTTGTACAAATAGTTCTACTGTTTTACTTTCTTTTAGGTGCTCATGAATATTTGTCACTTTACTTCTAACCGATTTCACCGCCTTGTCTTTGAATTTTAGTGGGTCGTTTTTCAATGATTGTGTTAATGAACCCAATTGACTATTAAAAAGTAATGTACCATGATGCATAACCCTATTTTTAAACACGTGGGAGGCATTACCACTAATTTTGCATCCATCTATTAAAATGTCATTTCTCCCTCCAAAATGAGCTTGTATTCCAATAGATTTTAAGAAGGCAACAATGGGACTTGTGTATTTTTTAAAATTTACCAATTCGCCTTTGATGCCTGAAGTGATAAAACAAAAATTGATATTACCTGGATCATGAAATACCGTCCCTCCACCAGATAGCCTTCTTACAACTGGTATATTATTTTCTTTAACAAATTTATAATTAATTTCAGCAAGCGTATTTTGATGTTTACCTACAATAATACTTTTAGAATTGATGTAGAGAAAAAATATGTCGTCTTTAAAATTTTTTAATAAATATTCTTCGCTGGCTAAATTTTGAAAAGGATCGCTTTTTTTACTGAGTATAATTCGCATGTAGCTGTATCGTTTATAAGGAAATTAATTATATAAAAATCTCAGACGATTAAAATACTGTAAATAGTGACTATTTAATATTGTAAAATATTGAAATACAATATATTATATAACTTATATAAAAGTAAAAACTTAATCGTCTTTGCTGCTAATCTAGGTAAAATTTTGACAAATTGTTCTAATTTTACACATTAGAACAAATTTTGAAGTGGATAAGTTTAATTTATATATATAACTATTTAAAAACATACATGCGTGTAGTTGTTCAAAGAGTATCTGAAGCTTCAGTTACGATAAATAATAATATAGTTTCTTCTATTCAAAATGGTCTTTTGGTTTTATTGGGCATTACGAATGATGATGATAAAAACGATATTGAATGGCTTTGTAAAAAAATTGCCAATCTTAGAATTTTTTCCGACCATAGTGGTGTGATGAATCAATCATTACTAGATGTCAATGGTGAATTATTAATTGTGAGTCAATTCACCCTTTATGCAAAAACAAAGAAGGGTAATCGACCTTCCTATATTGAAGCTGCCAAAACGGAGGTATCTAAGCCGTTATATGAAGCTTTTATTTCTTATGCAGGGCAGTTGTTAGGTAAGGAGGTTAAAACGGGCGTATTTGGGGCTCAAATGAAAGTTTCACTAACTAATAACGGACCTGTGACCATTATTATTGATTCTAAGAATAGAGAATAAAGCTGCTATTGTGACTGGTATCTTTCTATTCTGATAATTTATCTTTAGAAAAATCTTAGAAAATTTATTAGGAATTA comes from the Saccharicrinis fermentans DSM 9555 = JCM 21142 genome and includes:
- the dtd gene encoding D-aminoacyl-tRNA deacylase, coding for MRVVVQRVSEASVTINNNIVSSIQNGLLVLLGITNDDDKNDIEWLCKKIANLRIFSDHSGVMNQSLLDVNGELLIVSQFTLYAKTKKGNRPSYIEAAKTEVSKPLYEAFISYAGQLLGKEVKTGVFGAQMKVSLTNNGPVTIIIDSKNRE
- a CDS encoding lipoate--protein ligase, whose protein sequence is MRIILSKKSDPFQNLASEEYLLKNFKDDIFFLYINSKSIIVGKHQNTLAEINYKFVKENNIPVVRRLSGGGTVFHDPGNINFCFITSGIKGELVNFKKYTSPIVAFLKSIGIQAHFGGRNDILIDGCKISGNASHVFKNRVMHHGTLLFNSQLGSLTQSLKNDPLKFKDKAVKSVRSKVTNIHEHLKESKTVELFVQELTEYIIKNYECESYNISDKDYEYINDLVKNKFNTWNWNFGYSPKYELKKRIKSASGKRFEIVLKVNKGTIIEAAIKSNATDKNKIQELESSMINCFHETKSLKEKTTTLFLGWEELKQQELLEALF